One region of Termitidicoccus mucosus genomic DNA includes:
- a CDS encoding tetratricopeptide repeat protein, which produces MIVDPVYDSSSRPSLPQLLDTLEAALTACAAAPADPEAQAQFDRVRRETAETVAGLRKADVASPQVGRIRSLVRQITECGLLDRATEPDALVQADAWSVAGWPGLLAAMLAAPAWRCPSAPSLADVPGWLWPDYAVWRLGVPGVLDPLAGETEAWSASVLAYLTDLARWSERNIGSASVISAIETWLPLSSLSALHALGLNLRHHAEMRARILSRYFRVPAALSELPPLSRIGRRLRVGFVANDWSRSSATCAALARFEHLSPADFEVVLFSARDAANDSPFAQKCRACAAEFQVLPAVEDEQMTTLQYAALDVLVFPETIASACDTVARLALHRHAPLQIMLGESGATSGFPEIDLCVCGAEDDDRREGFSERLGMLRGPARAFALQPAKNETRLEFSRDNLNLPPDAVLMVTMLSVPSVAKQTLEAWARLLAAAPAARLLAYVVPGPNRLPGGGERLLGALQNALAPAGCDPSRVMVLAPDDATHEENQAVLGLADIHLVAPGAVHEFWLAAAFHAGIPVAGDVGADWNCSPADPVSGADVFGANHEDRAIRLAMSADTRDAFRRHLAGLNENGHGFLDTLAAGDAFGHLLEAAYDELELSGRELFRMSREPLRCGVFTTVDDAVAAGHEALARDDISTALFEAGQALRCAPDSPEARHLFGAASLADGQAKRAVTYLLAAVEQRPDKADYWFALARALVADDQRGEASRALQTCLRLDRSRAEGWLLLVELAEGVGATEIARDAVSALRATNPDHPELAALTGRYPA; this is translated from the coding sequence ATGATTGTTGATCCCGTTTATGATTCGTCCTCGCGGCCATCGCTGCCGCAACTCCTCGACACCCTGGAGGCCGCGCTGACGGCCTGCGCCGCCGCGCCCGCCGATCCGGAGGCGCAGGCGCAATTTGATCGTGTGCGCCGCGAGACCGCAGAGACGGTCGCAGGCTTGCGCAAGGCCGATGTCGCCAGCCCGCAAGTCGGACGGATTCGTTCGCTGGTCCGGCAGATCACGGAGTGCGGTTTGCTGGATCGCGCCACGGAGCCGGATGCACTGGTGCAAGCCGACGCATGGAGCGTCGCGGGGTGGCCCGGCCTGCTGGCAGCCATGCTGGCGGCCCCGGCGTGGAGATGCCCGTCCGCACCCTCGCTGGCCGACGTGCCCGGCTGGTTGTGGCCGGACTATGCGGTGTGGCGGTTGGGCGTGCCGGGCGTGCTCGATCCGCTCGCCGGCGAGACGGAGGCATGGTCGGCATCGGTGCTCGCTTATCTGACCGATCTCGCCCGCTGGTCCGAGCGCAACATCGGCTCCGCCTCTGTCATCTCGGCCATCGAGACCTGGCTGCCGCTCTCGTCGCTTTCCGCGCTGCATGCGCTCGGTCTCAACCTGCGCCATCATGCGGAGATGCGGGCGCGGATTCTCTCCCGGTATTTCCGCGTTCCCGCCGCCCTGTCCGAATTGCCTCCGCTTTCCCGGATCGGGCGCCGCTTGCGCGTGGGGTTTGTCGCGAACGACTGGTCGCGCTCGTCCGCCACCTGCGCGGCGCTGGCCCGCTTCGAGCACTTGTCTCCCGCGGATTTTGAGGTCGTGTTGTTTTCCGCGCGCGATGCGGCAAATGATTCCCCGTTCGCGCAAAAATGCCGCGCGTGCGCCGCCGAATTTCAAGTGCTGCCCGCGGTCGAGGACGAGCAAATGACGACGCTGCAATATGCCGCGCTCGACGTCCTCGTGTTTCCGGAAACGATCGCGTCGGCATGCGACACGGTCGCCCGGCTGGCGCTGCATCGTCATGCGCCGCTGCAAATCATGCTGGGCGAGTCGGGCGCGACATCGGGATTTCCGGAGATCGATCTTTGTGTCTGCGGCGCGGAAGACGACGACAGGCGCGAAGGTTTCAGCGAGCGACTGGGCATGTTGCGCGGGCCGGCCCGCGCCTTTGCGCTGCAACCGGCGAAAAACGAAACCCGGCTGGAATTTTCGCGCGACAATCTCAACCTGCCGCCGGACGCGGTGCTGATGGTCACGATGCTGTCCGTCCCGTCGGTGGCGAAGCAGACGCTCGAGGCCTGGGCGCGCCTTCTGGCGGCCGCGCCCGCCGCGCGCCTTCTGGCCTACGTGGTGCCGGGGCCGAACCGCCTGCCGGGCGGAGGCGAGCGCCTGCTGGGCGCGCTGCAGAACGCGCTGGCGCCGGCCGGTTGCGATCCGTCCCGCGTCATGGTGCTGGCGCCCGATGATGCCACCCATGAGGAAAACCAGGCGGTGCTCGGACTGGCCGACATCCATCTGGTCGCGCCGGGCGCGGTCCATGAATTCTGGCTCGCCGCCGCGTTTCATGCAGGCATTCCCGTGGCAGGGGATGTCGGTGCGGATTGGAATTGCTCGCCCGCCGATCCCGTGTCCGGTGCCGATGTGTTCGGCGCCAATCATGAAGACAGGGCGATCCGCCTCGCCATGTCCGCGGACACGCGGGACGCGTTTCGCCGGCACCTGGCCGGATTGAATGAAAACGGTCATGGATTTCTGGATACACTGGCGGCCGGCGACGCGTTCGGGCATCTGCTCGAGGCGGCGTATGACGAGCTGGAATTGTCGGGCCGGGAGCTTTTTCGCATGTCGCGGGAGCCTCTGCGTTGCGGCGTGTTCACGACCGTTGATGATGCGGTCGCGGCAGGGCATGAGGCACTTGCGCGCGACGATATCTCAACCGCCTTGTTCGAAGCCGGGCAGGCGCTCCGTTGCGCACCGGACAGCCCGGAGGCCCGTCATCTCTTCGGGGCGGCCTCGCTGGCCGACGGCCAGGCCAAGCGGGCGGTGACGTATCTGCTGGCGGCGGTGGAGCAGCGGCCGGATAAAGCGGATTACTGGTTCGCGCTTGCGCGCGCGCTGGTGGCGGACGATCAAAGAGGGGAAGCATCCCGCGCCCTGCAAACCTGCCTGCGGCTTGATCGCTCGAGAGCCGAAGGCTGGCTGCTGCTGGTCGAACTCGCCGAGGGCGTGGGCGCGACGGAGATCGCCCGCGATGCGGTGAGCGCCTTGCGCGCGACCAATCCCGATCATCCCGAGCTAGCCGCGCTGACCGGACGTTATCCCGCCTAA
- a CDS encoding protoporphyrinogen/coproporphyrinogen oxidase — MIYDYLIIGGGISGVSMARLLQLSGVESICLLEAGSEAGGLCRTRRIGPHVLDTGGGHFLCTKFPEVQNFIFRHLPRTEFNVFQRVSRIVIDGCEVDFPLESNLWQLPSSLCAEYLISVVQNGEARGLPPPDHFESWIRWKLGDLIAERYMLPYNRKIWGVPASEMDIDWLHKIPRIDVRRIVEACLNREFGREYMPSHAEFYYPASGGFQQVFDAIAKPVDKFVLTDCPVTTIERENPGGVLCVNGRFRARTIINTAPWPTLIRSPIFNEEARQAIGRLRHTQLVVSLHEDAYETDTHWLYEPDEQLPRHRSFFIHNFAPRSAANGIFRETNLQRWQAGQGEIHAEINPFAYPVPSRGWAASVMTVLNHLRPFGVHGLGRWGQWQYFNADVCIWEAMHLADELGHPQWRAGMQSQSSPILSV, encoded by the coding sequence ATGATCTACGATTATCTGATTATTGGTGGAGGCATCTCGGGCGTCAGCATGGCGCGACTGTTGCAGTTGTCCGGAGTGGAGAGCATCTGCCTGCTAGAAGCCGGTTCGGAGGCGGGGGGGTTGTGCCGCACGCGGCGGATCGGTCCGCATGTGCTTGATACCGGAGGCGGTCATTTTCTGTGTACGAAATTTCCAGAGGTGCAGAATTTTATTTTTCGCCATTTGCCCCGGACGGAATTCAATGTTTTCCAACGTGTGTCGCGAATCGTCATTGATGGCTGCGAGGTGGACTTTCCACTGGAGAGCAACCTCTGGCAACTCCCATCCTCGCTTTGCGCAGAATATCTGATCAGCGTGGTGCAAAACGGAGAGGCACGGGGGCTCCCGCCGCCGGATCATTTTGAGTCATGGATTCGTTGGAAACTGGGCGATCTCATTGCCGAGCGTTACATGCTGCCCTACAATCGAAAGATATGGGGCGTGCCCGCAAGCGAGATGGATATCGATTGGCTCCACAAAATTCCTCGAATAGACGTAAGACGGATTGTCGAGGCGTGCCTAAACCGGGAGTTTGGCCGAGAATATATGCCATCGCATGCCGAGTTTTATTATCCGGCATCGGGTGGTTTTCAGCAGGTGTTTGATGCCATTGCCAAACCGGTGGACAAATTTGTGCTGACAGATTGCCCAGTGACGACAATCGAACGAGAAAATCCTGGTGGAGTGCTATGCGTCAACGGTCGGTTTCGCGCCCGGACGATCATCAACACGGCGCCTTGGCCGACTCTGATAAGATCCCCGATTTTCAACGAGGAAGCGCGGCAGGCCATTGGCCGTCTGCGGCATACGCAACTGGTCGTCTCTCTGCATGAGGACGCTTATGAAACAGACACACACTGGCTCTATGAACCAGATGAACAGTTGCCCCGTCATCGCAGCTTTTTCATTCACAATTTTGCGCCGCGCAGCGCCGCAAACGGAATTTTCAGAGAGACAAATCTGCAGCGTTGGCAGGCCGGACAGGGAGAGATCCATGCAGAAATTAATCCGTTTGCCTATCCTGTCCCGTCACGCGGCTGGGCTGCCTCAGTGATGACTGTGCTCAACCACCTGAGGCCGTTTGGCGTGCATGGGCTGGGGCGGTGGGGACAATGGCAATATTTCAATGCGGATGTGTGCATATGGGAAGCGATGCACCTTGCCGACGAACTCGGGCATCCACAATGGCGCGCAGGGATGCAATCGCAGTCATCCCCCATTTTGTCTGTTTAG
- a CDS encoding glycosyltransferase, producing MRVLFSTVSPASYMAPPRLGDEQINCGPDWENEKKDGRVISFRTPVGAYDLAALAARLPPEQKPDVVVCLADASRRNMPRNLRAFKCPRVLLVADTHHMQSPLTNMLNYIAAETFDRVVLLYDRHHAGIFRTAGVKNLFWFPGLTFPHDDATVKAARAAQRQSCVAFVGQTGKFHPRRSALLSMLSGTGIPLRHETVGQKEGLRVYGSSLIGLNTSLNGDLNLRVFEILAAGGALLTDRLTRESGLDMLFPATVGIFLYNEASELKEYAFRLLANTVVTRAMGEAGARWFDEHMSAECRQRDFRRLAIDGIQPAFAELGEVKPYFSGDAQRLKKVLPDYEATQERCRTEVNVTVFLEDAVPDGLAALYATMPRLKLVNAAQLSEPRDLLLTSSEVNRRHGTGVLLQRYFPSADTFVCLRSMSQFGGETDFGGDHFDLGRAGLSTENRINLLKGILGKYQIRRILVVSFSAQDFAYALIASILTGAPMGIFIMDDQLVYGKGGSLRNIAKQVFERSRLRLVISQEMKEAYEKCFGLPFAVMPPIVTSVAQCCENCWQAKLPSTRHLVVGNIWTAGQLNQLRELTRSGRLSLEWIGGAHNYAWMPSDEGLECDGIRRLASLSEPELAARIAKMPLVIIPSGMLDGSEDNEWITRLSLPSRMAFILTQTHTPMLVLGSPETCAARFVLTLGTGMCCSYEPGAVADTVRRMMEPETHAGLVARAQAVAGAFVMPDAGDWIWRSLAAGRPEPAPFDGIYPAGSDLLSRQDASVISKDELADAQEPKVHLPLII from the coding sequence ATGCGTGTGCTTTTTTCAACCGTTTCGCCCGCCAGCTACATGGCGCCGCCCCGCCTCGGGGATGAACAGATCAACTGCGGCCCGGACTGGGAAAATGAGAAAAAGGACGGGCGGGTGATTTCCTTCCGGACTCCGGTCGGGGCGTATGATCTCGCCGCGCTCGCCGCGCGCTTGCCGCCGGAGCAGAAGCCCGACGTGGTCGTGTGCCTGGCCGATGCGAGCCGGCGCAACATGCCGCGCAATCTCCGGGCATTCAAGTGCCCGCGCGTGCTGCTCGTGGCGGATACGCACCATATGCAGTCGCCGCTGACGAACATGCTCAACTACATCGCGGCCGAAACCTTTGACCGGGTCGTGCTGCTTTACGACCGGCACCATGCCGGCATTTTCCGGACAGCGGGTGTAAAAAACCTCTTTTGGTTTCCGGGGCTTACCTTCCCGCATGACGATGCCACGGTGAAGGCCGCGCGCGCGGCACAGCGGCAATCTTGCGTGGCTTTTGTCGGGCAGACGGGGAAGTTTCATCCGCGGCGTTCGGCGTTGCTATCGATGCTGTCTGGGACCGGCATTCCCCTGCGGCACGAAACAGTGGGCCAGAAGGAGGGACTGCGTGTTTATGGATCGTCGCTGATCGGACTCAACACCAGTCTCAATGGCGATTTGAATTTGAGGGTTTTCGAAATTCTGGCGGCGGGTGGCGCGCTGTTGACCGACAGATTAACGAGGGAGTCGGGCTTGGACATGCTCTTTCCCGCGACGGTTGGCATCTTTTTGTACAACGAGGCAAGTGAACTGAAAGAATATGCATTCCGTTTACTGGCGAATACCGTCGTGACCCGTGCCATGGGCGAGGCCGGGGCACGGTGGTTTGACGAACACATGAGCGCGGAATGCCGCCAGCGTGATTTCCGGCGGCTGGCAATCGACGGCATTCAGCCGGCATTTGCCGAGCTTGGCGAAGTGAAGCCCTATTTCAGTGGGGATGCGCAGCGGCTGAAAAAAGTTCTGCCGGATTACGAGGCAACTCAGGAGCGGTGCCGGACAGAGGTTAACGTGACGGTGTTTTTGGAGGACGCTGTTCCGGACGGCTTGGCTGCGTTGTATGCCACAATGCCCCGGTTGAAACTTGTTAACGCCGCGCAACTGAGTGAGCCGCGCGACTTGTTGCTTACCAGCTCGGAAGTCAATCGACGGCATGGCACAGGCGTGCTTCTCCAAAGATATTTTCCCTCTGCGGATACCTTTGTGTGCTTGCGTTCGATGTCCCAATTCGGTGGCGAGACGGATTTTGGAGGCGATCACTTTGACTTGGGTCGGGCAGGTCTCTCCACGGAGAATCGGATCAATCTCTTGAAGGGCATCTTAGGGAAGTATCAAATCAGGCGTATCTTGGTGGTATCATTTTCGGCGCAGGATTTCGCCTATGCATTGATTGCTAGCATTCTGACAGGCGCTCCCATGGGCATCTTCATCATGGATGACCAGCTTGTTTACGGAAAGGGAGGGAGCTTGCGAAATATTGCAAAGCAGGTGTTCGAGCGGTCGCGCTTGCGGCTGGTTATCTCGCAGGAAATGAAGGAGGCCTATGAAAAATGTTTCGGACTGCCGTTTGCAGTGATGCCTCCCATTGTGACGTCCGTGGCGCAATGTTGTGAAAATTGCTGGCAGGCGAAGTTGCCTTCTACGCGTCATCTGGTGGTGGGAAATATCTGGACAGCCGGACAGCTCAATCAACTGCGAGAACTCACGCGGTCCGGTCGTTTGTCATTGGAGTGGATAGGAGGGGCTCACAACTACGCTTGGATGCCTTCCGATGAGGGACTCGAATGTGATGGCATCCGCAGGCTCGCTTCGCTGTCTGAACCGGAATTGGCGGCTCGTATCGCGAAGATGCCTCTGGTCATCATCCCCAGTGGCATGCTGGACGGGAGCGAGGACAACGAATGGATCACCCGGCTCAGCCTGCCATCGCGTATGGCGTTTATCCTGACCCAGACGCACACTCCCATGCTGGTGCTTGGCAGTCCTGAAACCTGTGCGGCTCGCTTTGTACTCACGCTGGGCACCGGCATGTGCTGCTCGTATGAACCGGGTGCGGTCGCAGACACCGTACGGCGCATGATGGAGCCGGAAACACATGCCGGACTCGTCGCCCGCGCACAAGCCGTGGCTGGGGCGTTTGTCATGCCCGACGCGGGTGACTGGATCTGGCGTTCGCTGGCGGCGGGCCGCCCGGAACCGGCGCCGTTTGACGGCATTTATCCAGCTGGGAGCGACCTCCTGTCTCGCCAAGATGCATCCGTGATTTCGAAAGATGAACTTGCAGACGCACAGGAGCCGAAAGTGCATCTGCCATTGATAATATGA
- a CDS encoding tetratricopeptide repeat protein codes for MILPPKNIDQPRLNRILHQANVCFANEDWNGARQYLEQAVVLAPEHAQLHAAVGIVTFKIEDYAASCLAFDASLKLSPENPDVLIQYATVLIKLDRKQEAAQVLDRVLRLRSSDSTALALLAGLKQIPLSNPCASRTQTPHRVALDPGLSLEIGDYSYIDDNRLRNPSKAPVHVSIGRFCSIAVDLTIIGLDHRTDWITTYPFLHEWHRKRWPGTQEIPYPSAPEHGGCIHRGEISIGHDVWIGYDVKLFRGVTIGNGAVIGACSLVNKDVPPYAIVAGSPARHIRWRFPDEHIDFLQSIEWWHWPVMKINRYMPFLCSACINELRAQLAEDEQS; via the coding sequence ATGATTTTGCCTCCAAAAAATATCGATCAGCCTCGGCTTAATAGGATACTTCATCAGGCCAATGTATGCTTTGCGAACGAAGATTGGAATGGAGCCCGCCAATATCTAGAGCAGGCCGTAGTCCTTGCTCCCGAACATGCTCAGCTTCATGCTGCAGTGGGTATAGTCACCTTTAAGATTGAAGACTATGCTGCATCCTGCTTGGCATTTGACGCTTCCCTGAAGCTTTCTCCTGAAAATCCGGATGTGCTCATTCAATATGCGACGGTATTGATCAAGCTTGATCGGAAGCAGGAAGCCGCGCAGGTACTCGACCGCGTCTTACGGCTAAGGTCCAGCGATAGCACTGCGCTTGCATTGCTTGCCGGATTGAAGCAGATACCGTTGTCAAATCCATGCGCCAGTCGCACACAAACACCCCATCGTGTCGCCCTTGATCCCGGCCTGTCTCTGGAAATCGGAGATTATTCATATATCGACGACAATCGTCTCCGAAACCCCAGTAAAGCTCCCGTCCATGTTTCTATCGGGCGTTTTTGTTCCATTGCCGTGGATCTTACAATCATAGGTCTCGATCACCGCACCGACTGGATTACAACCTACCCTTTTTTGCATGAGTGGCATCGCAAGCGCTGGCCTGGAACGCAGGAAATTCCCTATCCCTCCGCGCCCGAGCATGGCGGCTGTATTCATCGTGGCGAAATTAGTATCGGCCATGATGTGTGGATCGGCTACGATGTGAAGCTCTTCAGGGGTGTTACCATTGGCAACGGCGCAGTCATTGGAGCATGTTCCTTGGTCAACAAGGATGTCCCCCCCTATGCCATTGTTGCCGGGTCACCGGCGCGTCACATCCGATGGCGTTTTCCCGATGAGCATATCGATTTTCTCCAAAGTATCGAATGGTGGCATTGGCCGGTGATGAAAATCAATCGCTATATGCCGTTCCTGTGCAGTGCTTGTATCAATGAACTTCGCGCGCAGCTTGCTGAAGATGAGCAGTCCTGA
- a CDS encoding flagellin: MSVVINSNYAATIASNNLAASNTMLERSLNRLSSGSKIVNPSDDAGGLAVSMKLSAAAKRSSAANTNIANTTSYLQTQDGVLATTGDVLNRISELYTLYQDPTKNSSDKANYDVEFKQLQLQLTSLAAETFNGVSLFGDSGSNAIDVVKVSEDGSQTVAITVKDLSDDTDGVGAISGSGVSSLADIDIDDINDAIQNIATFRANNGAEQSRLGFAADVLTTNKTNLEAANSRIVDVDVAEESTQLARWNTLVQAGTAMLSQANQSAQIALSLLR; this comes from the coding sequence ATGTCAGTAGTAATTAATTCGAACTACGCGGCGACGATTGCCTCCAACAATCTTGCCGCTTCCAACACGATGTTGGAACGCAGCCTCAACCGCCTCTCGAGCGGATCGAAAATCGTTAACCCCTCCGACGATGCGGGTGGTCTGGCGGTTTCGATGAAGCTCTCGGCCGCGGCCAAGCGTTCCAGCGCCGCGAATACCAACATCGCGAACACCACCTCGTATCTCCAGACGCAGGATGGTGTGCTCGCGACCACCGGCGATGTGCTCAACCGCATCTCGGAGCTGTACACGCTGTATCAGGATCCAACTAAAAATTCGTCCGACAAAGCCAACTACGACGTCGAATTCAAGCAACTGCAGCTGCAGTTGACTTCGCTCGCAGCCGAGACATTCAACGGGGTGTCCTTGTTCGGTGACTCGGGCAGCAACGCTATTGATGTGGTGAAAGTCTCCGAGGATGGATCCCAGACCGTGGCGATCACTGTCAAAGACCTCAGCGATGACACCGACGGTGTCGGCGCAATCAGCGGCAGCGGTGTTTCGTCTCTTGCTGATATCGATATTGATGACATCAACGACGCCATCCAGAACATCGCCACGTTCCGCGCCAACAACGGTGCCGAGCAGAGCCGCCTTGGCTTTGCCGCCGACGTGCTGACGACCAACAAGACCAACCTGGAGGCCGCCAACAGCCGCATCGTCGATGTGGACGTGGCGGAGGAATCGACCCAGCTCGCGCGTTGGAACACGCTCGTGCAGGCCGGCACCGCCATGTTGTCCCAAGCCAACCAAAGCGCGCAGATCGCGTTATCCCTGTTGCGATAA